Part of the Woronichinia naegeliana WA131 genome, TAGATAACGTAGTCCTCGAAGGACTTAGGCTGGTCAGCTAACTAAAGTTAGAGGCACGAGAGCCGCCGTTACTTCAGTGCGGGGTGCTGACACACACTCCAAAATCAGGCTTGTTCCCTGGTCAGGAACCCTTTGATGACAAAAGTCTCAAAAATTGTAACACAAAAGGGTTATTTAAAGACTGAGCTTGATTTGGAGCCAGCAATTCCAAATTCAGAATGTAGTCCAAGATACAAAAGCCTTGAAGTGCTTACGGTCAAGGGGTTTTGTATCAATATGTGGAATCAGCGTAATGCTCTATTTAGGGCTTGCTGAAAAAGTCAAAAAACGAAAGAAATGTGGGTTGGGTGCGACCTTTAGTTGATGAAGGAAAAGAAAAGTGTTAACATGAGATGAAAAGTGACAAAGAGGAAACAATGATGACAGCAAAACTAATTAATGTAGAGGGTTCAAAGATAAAAATAGAACTAACATTAGAACTCAGTCGTTCAATGTTGGATACAGAAATAAATATTCAAAAAGGCTTAAACGAAGTAGGTTGCATCGCCAGCAAAGAAGCCTTGAAATATTTAGATACAGATGGTTCACCCTTAAAAATCGGTGAAGAAATCTGGAAGAGTAAGGGAGAGCAACCGAAAGAATATCAAACACCTTATGGTGAGGTTATAGTGAATCGTCATGTATATCAGCGTTCACCTTTGAGGAAAAACGTATTGCCCCTTAGAAAGAGAAGCAAGGATAATCATAACATCAACGCCATTATTGGCAAAACAGGTATCCTCAAAAATGTCAGGGATGGCAGGCAAAGAGGTGAAAAATGATTTATTAGAAAATCATGGTAGAAAAGTAGCGCTATCCTATATCCAAAGATTGAGTGAAGCAGTAGGAAGTGTGGTACAGGCAAAAGAAGAAGCGTGGAGTTATGCCCCGCCCAAGGAGGATAGCCAAATTGCAACAGTGGGAATAGGATTAGATGGAACCTGTATGCTGATGTGTGAGGATGGCTACCGTGAAGCAATGGTGGGAACCGTTTCCCTATACGATAGTGAAGGCGAACGTCAACCTACAATCTATCTAGGTGCGGCACCAGAGTATGGAAAAAAGAGTTTTCTAGAAAGATTAGAAAGAGAAATTGAGCGAGCGAAAAAACGTTATCCAGAGGCAACATTGGTCGGGATAGCAGACGGGGCAGAATCAAATTGGAAGTTTTTAGAAAAGCAAACGGAAGAACAGATATTAGATTTCTATCATGCCTCTGGTTACTTAGGTGCCTTGGCAGAAGCGTTGCATCCGAATACCGTGTCAAAACAAAAAGAATGGTTGACTGAAAATTGTCGAGAACTCAAGCATGAAAAAGGAAAAGCAGGAGAACTGCTAAATCTGATGAAAGAAGTCAAAGAAGAAAAAAGTCATTCTAAGAATCTTACCGAGAAACTACAAGCGGCGATTACTTATTACGAGAATCATCAGCATCAAATGGATTATGCTGAATACATAGAGAAAAAGTATCCGATTGGTTCAGGTGTTACGGAAGCAGCTTGTAAGACGTTGGTCAAACAACGATTATGTTGTTCAGGGATGCGATGGAAGGAAAAAGGAGCAGGAATTATTTTGAGCCTACGAGCTTTGGTATTGACCAAGGAACGATGGAGTCAATTTTGGGCAAAACTTGATCAATATGGGTTCCCTGTAGAACCCTGATTACAACAGCTTTTATCAACTAAAGGTCGCACCCTGTGGGTTAGGGAAGTATGGACTGAAAAAGCATAGATAACTTATCCTTATGGAAACAAATCAAAATACAGATTTTGTTTAATCTATTGTTCCTTTCTGTCTAAAAAGGTCAACACAAATCACTCCTCACAAAAGAGAGGAAAATTAACACCATTTTTCACAAGAAAAACGACTCTACAACTTTTTACTTTTTGTCTTCTGAAGTAGAGTAGAAAGATTCATTACCAAAAAGTTCATCGCAATTACCGTTTCCGAGGTCTCAGGTAGTTTGGCCATCACTCGACCAAGACTAAATTTCCTCTTTCCCTGTCCGAATTTACCCTCAATGGCATTACGCACTCTTTCATCTGAGCGTGCCTCTTTCTTTTTTTCTTTGCTCACCTCTTTCGGCGGTCTTCCCAATCGGGGACCACTCATTCTTATATCCCTTTCTTTACAATAAGCTCGATTCGCTTTTGTTCGATAGATTTTATCCACATGAACCGATTCCGGATAACATCCTGTTTCCCTTTTATATTCTTCTATTCGCGCTTGTAAATCTCCCGATTCGTTGTAATTATCCCAACTTAATTTGTCTAAGAAGACAAAGCCATTCACATTACTTGCCGATATTTTAGCTCCAAACTCTACTGCTTTTCCCGCTTTTCCACGCACTATTGGACGCACGTGAGGTTGGCTTACACTCACAATTCTGTTTTCTACTTTATTTGTCTTTTTTTCATACATTTCTAACTGTTGCTCATACACTTTTCCTATCGTTACAAGCTCTTCTTGCTCTTTTTTCGTTAGTTTTTCTAACTTTGCTCCCTCTTCTATCATTTTTTCTATATCAGACAAGTTTCTTTTTATATATCCTAGTTGTTTTTTTGTTCCTTTTCTTCTTTCTTTTTTTGACACACGACGTTTTTTTGCTATGGCTAAGTACTCTTTTCTTGCCACTTCCCTATAAGTCCTCGGCTTTTCTTTCCTTTTCTCTTTTATTTCTTCATACAGCTTATCTATTATTTTTTCTGTTTTTCTCTGGCATCATTCAATATTCCTATATCCGTTGGATATTTTATATCTGCTGGTGTACAAGTCGCATCTAACAATAACTTTCCTTCATTTTCTTTTTTTTCTGACGCTACACCCGTCGCTTTTTTCTATTTCTTTATTAATTTTATTTATTAATTCCATTCCTATTTTTTTACGAAAATGAACCATCATTGACGCATTAAATGCTTCTTTGCTACTATAGCTTTCCATTCCTATAAAGTACTGTAAATAAGGGTTCTCTTTTATTTGTTCTACTGTTTCTCTGTCACTTTTTCCTGAAATTTCTTTGATAATTAATGCTCCTAATGCCATTCTAAATGATTTGGCTGGGGCTCCTTTTTTTTCTGTGAAGTTTTTTGCATATTCTTCCTCATATTCTTCCCAGGGAATCATTTTTGACATTTCTATCCAACGATTTTCTTCGTCTAACTGCCCGCCGAACAGATTTTTCAAGTTTTCTGGTGTTTCAATTGAGTACTGTTGCTTTCGGTACATCTGCTTTCTCTCTTCTTAATGCAATGGTTTTGAGGCATTCTACCCTATTTTCGTGCATTCTAGCGGTTCTTAATTCGCCTACTATTTTTCTCCGTAAAGGTTTCAGCTTTTTTCAGCAAGCCCTATTTAGTGATTGATCAAGTTTGTTTGCAGGTTGCTGACTCTCCAAGAGGCTAAGATTCGAGGAGGAAGTACGAAAAACGTCAGAAATCAGCGAAATCTCTTTTAACTGCATAAAAGCGAGATAACGTCTGTATCTTATGTTACTGTTTGAATTTGGAATTGCTGATTTGGAGCCAGCAATTCTCAGTTTTAGACACAGCAAGCCTTTTAGGGATTTAAAGAACATTTCAAAGGGGGTTTTTGGGGCAATCCTGTATGTACTATTACGCCTAAAAGCCTGAAGACTCGTAAACTGGACAGTGGGAAGTTCTCGAGCAGGGTAAGTGAGAAAAGAAAATCGGACATGCGATACCCAAGAGTGCCGTTATGTCCGAAACTGGCTGATATAGAAAATCGATAGCCAGTGCTATCTATCAATTATGCAACTATACTTCAAACGTTCATAATCTGAGATTTATCAAAGCGTTGAAATCGTAAGGTGAGCAAAGAATCAAGCTCCTCCTTATATTTTACGTTAGCATCTTCAAGACATCCTGAAATTGCTGCAGAAAACTGCGTAAAATCTTCATAATATTTTGCGTATAAACACTTCTTTTTCACAAACTTCCACAGTCTTTCAATTAAATTCAAGTTAGGAGAATAAGGAGGTAAGTACAGTAACTCTATTCCTAATGATTCTGCCAACTCCTGCACAATTCGGCATTTTTGATAACGAGCATTGTCTAATACCAATGTAATCGGTATTAATAGTCCTAATTCTGCTATCTTTTCTAGGAGTTCACAAACCTGAGTTCCCGTAATATAAGAACTGTTCGTTACCATAATTACTTCATGGGTAATTGCATTTAATGCTCCTAACACATTAAAACGTTTTCTCCCTGATGGTGACTTAATAAAAATCCTCTTGAAGCACCATATAAAATTTACAAATGCTCCCATTACAAAATGAGAGGCATCTACAAAGAAAACTGCCCTTTTTCCTGCTTTTGCCTCTTCTAGCCTTGGTTCTAGCTCTTTTTCTCTATAGCTATCCTGAGCTTCTACATCTGCTTTTGATGGAATTGTTCCCACCTTTAGACACCTCATTCCTATTGACTTTAAAAATTTTCTGACTTGCGTTGGACTTCTTTTTATTCCCGTTAATTCTTCTATTCTTTTTACTGCTTCATTTATTGTTGCTGGTGGATTTGACTCAAAATATGCCTCAATTGTCCCTTGATGCTCTGTTAACTCGCTTTTCGGGCGATTAAATTTTATTTCTTTTAGTTTTTCTATCCCGCCCTCTTGATAATCACGGATATAGCTTGTCACCGTATTTACTGAAACTCCTGCGAATTGAGCAATTTTTTGATGAGATAATCCCTGACTTTTTAACCATAAAACTTCCATCTTTAGCTGTACTCTAGGATGCGGGTGATTAAACCGACCGTAAGACAACAGTCTTTTGTCTTCTTCCGTAAATTCTAACTTAATCATTTCTCAGCCTCTTGACTACTTTTTCTATTTTTACTATATTATCTCTTATTTTTAAAATTCGCAACTTGTGACCGTGTTCAGTATATGTCAGCGACTAGAGCAAATCCTAGAGAATCTCCGTCCCGCCTTTAGCCGAGAAGCAACGTACCAATGGTTTATCCTATTAGCCTGGGGAGTAGTGCTCAACAGCCAACCGAGCGCAATAACAAGCTATGTCAATGCCTTAGGGTTAACAGAGAGCTACTACCATCAGGCACTACATTGGTTTGAATCCAAGGCATTTAACGTCAAAGGACTGACCTTGGGATGGTCGAAGTGGGTAAGTCAGCATGAAAATCTATATCGAATCAAGGAAAAACGAGTGTATGTGGGGGATGGAATCAAAGTGGGGAAAGAAGGGCGCAAGATGCCAGGGGTAAAACGACTACACCAAGAATCCGGAAATGTGGCGAAGCCAGAATGGATAAGGGGGCATTACTTCAATGCCTTGAGTGTTTTGGTGGGAGCAGGAAAAGCCTGCTTTGCCTTGCCCTTAGTGTTGCGGCTAGACGATGGCATCAAGTCCAAAGCAACGGCAAAGGAAGGGAAAAAAGGCAGCAAAAAAGAGAAGACTACTCTAGTCACGAAAATGGGGGAGCTTTGCACTACCTACGCAGAGGCGGGAAGCTATGTGATTTTGGATGCTTACTTCGCTTGTGGAGCAGTGCTCAAAAGTTTTCGCCAAAATGCCTTGCATCTCATCACCCGAGTGCGTTGCTCTACAGTGGCATATGCTCCCTTTTCTTCCGTTCCGACCTTGAGGGGGAAAGGACGACCACGGCTTTGGGGGAGTTCAATAAAACTAGAAAGCCTGTTTGCTCTTGTGGAGGATTTTCCCACCGCTAAAGTCTGGCTCTATGGTCAACAAGTCTCCGTTTCTTATCAGTGCTTTGAGTTCCACTGGGATAGTCCCCATCAGCTCGTTAAGTTTGTCCTCACCCAATTGCCCAACGGACAAAGACTGATTCTGCTTTCTACTGACCTCTGTTTGACTGGACCTGAGATTATTGCCGCTTACGGTCTCCGATTTAAGATTGAAGTCACTTTTCGTCAATTAATCCATCTTTTGGGCGGCTTTGCCTATCGTTTTTGGCTTAAGGCTCTTCCTACTTTACCGACCTGGCCTAGCAATCTTATCCTCCCTGACTATCCCCAAACTGTTCAGACTCAGATTTTAAACAAAGTAGAAGCCTTTGAGCGTTTTGTTAATCTTCATGTCATTGTTCTCGGCTTACTTCAAATTCTTTCCTTAGAGTTACCCCAGGGGATTTGGGCTAATTTCCCTCGCTGGTTTCGGACTCTACCCTCCCATGGCTATCCTAGTGAACGCATTGCTCAACTAGCCATCCAACATCAAGCCCCAATGATTTTTCCTCAAAGTCCACCTAGTGGTCTGTCAAGCTAAAGATTGTGAATTTGAGGGAAAATGGAGAGGCTATTCATTACCTCAACAGATATCGTAATAAGTAACCATGCTCAAGACCTATATTGTCCGATTAAGTCAAGAAGAACGTCAGACCCTAAAAGATTTGGTATCCATCGGCAAAGGAGCGGCTTACAAAATTAGGCACTGGTATCGTCTAGCTAGAAGCTATAAACGTCGCAATACAAGAGGTTCAACAAATCAGGCGAATTTGGAGTAAGTCCTCCCAAGTTAACCCTTTTTGAATTATACCGAGAGCTACCGCAGGAACTTTTTTCGTCGTAAAATGGCTGCGAACAAAGTTATGAACCATCCAGAAAATATCTAGCACTCGCTGTAATCCCACAACAGATTTAGCATAAGTAGGGCTTGCTGAAAAAAGCTGAGACCTTTACGGAGAAAAATAGTAGGCGAATTAAGAACCGCTAGAATGCACGAAAATAGGGTAGAATGCCTCAAAACCATTGCATTAAGAAGAGAGAAAGCAGATGTACCGAAAGCAACAGTACTCAATTGAAACACCAGAAAACTTGAAAAATCTGTTCGGCGGGCAGTTAGACGAAGAAAATCGTTGGATAGAAATGTCAAAAATGATTCCCTGGGAAGAATATGAGGAAGAATATGCAAAAAACTTCACAGAAAAAAAAGGAGCCCCAGCCAAATCATTTAGAATGGCATTAGGAGCATTAATTATCAAAGAAATTTCAGGAAAAAGTGACAGAGAAACAGTAGAACAAATAAAAGAGAACCCTTATTTACAGTACTTTATAGGAATGGAAAGCTATAGTAGCAAAGAAGCATTTAATGCGTCAATGATGGTTCATTTTCGTAAAAAAATAGGAATGGAATTAATAAATAAAATTAATAAAGAAATAGAAAAAAAAGCGACGGGTGTAGCGTCAGAAAAAAAAGAAAATGAAGGAAAGTTATTGTTAGATGCGACTTGTACACCAGCAGATATAAAATATCCAACGGATATAGGAATATTGAATGATGCCAGAGAAAAAACAGAAAAAATAATAGATAAGCGATATGAAGAAATAAAAGAAATAAAAGAGAAAAGGAAAGAAAAGCCGAGGACTTATAGGGAAGTGGCAAGAAAAGAGTACTTAGCCATAGCAAAAAAACGTCGTGTGTCAAAAAAAGAAAGAAGAAAAGGAACAAAAAAACAACTAGGATATATAAAAAGAAACTTGTCTCATATAGAAAAAATGATAGAAGAGGGAGCAAAGTTAGAAAAACTAACGAAAAAAGAGCAAGAAGAGCTTGTAACGATAGGAAAAGTGTATGAGCAACAGTTAGAAATGTATGAAAAAAAGACAAATAAAGTAGAAAACAGAATTGTGAGTGTAAGCCAACCTCACGTGCGTCCAATAGTGCGTGGAAAAGCGGGAAAAGCAGTAGAGTTTGGAGCTAAAATATCGGCAAGTAATGTGAATGGCTTTGTCTTCTTAGACAAATTAAGTTGGGATAATTACAACGAATCGGGAGATTTACAAGCGCGAATAGAAGAATATAAAAGGGAAACAGGATGTTATCCGGAATCGGTTCATGTGGATAAAATCTATCGAACAAAAGCGAATCGAGCTTATTGTAAAGAAAGGGATATAAGAATGAGTGGTCCCCGATTGGGAAGACCGCCGAAAGAGGTGAGCAAAGAAAAAAAGAAAGAGGCACGCTCAGATGAAAGAGTGCGTAATGCCA contains:
- a CDS encoding IS630 family transposase, giving the protein MIKLEFTEEDKRLLSYGRFNHPHPRVQLKMEVLWLKSQGLSHQKIAQFAGVSVNTVTSYIRDYQEGGIEKLKEIKFNRPKSELTEHQGTIEAYFESNPPATINEAVKRIEELTGIKRSPTQVRKFLKSIGMRCLKVGTIPSKADVEAQDSYREKELEPRLEEAKAGKRAVFFVDASHFVMGAFVNFIWCFKRIFIKSPSGRKRFNVLGALNAITHEVIMVTNSSYITGTQVCELLEKIAELGLLIPITLVLDNARYQKCRIVQELAESLGIELLYLPPYSPNLNLIERLWKFVKKKCLYAKYYEDFTQFSAAISGCLEDANVKYKEELDSLLTLRFQRFDKSQIMNV
- a CDS encoding transposase, encoding MTVFSICQRLEQILENLRPAFSREATYQWFILLAWGVVLNSQPSAITSYVNALGLTESYYHQALHWFESKAFNVKGLTLGWSKWVSQHENLYRIKEKRVYVGDGIKVGKEGRKMPGVKRLHQESGNVAKPEWIRGHYFNALSVLVGAGKACFALPLVLRLDDGIKSKATAKEGKKGSKKEKTTLVTKMGELCTTYAEAGSYVILDAYFACGAVLKSFRQNALHLITRVRCSTVAYAPFSSVPTLRGKGRPRLWGSSIKLESLFALVEDFPTAKVWLYGQQVSVSYQCFEFHWDSPHQLVKFVLTQLPNGQRLILLSTDLCLTGPEIIAAYGLRFKIEVTFRQLIHLLGGFAYRFWLKALPTLPTWPSNLILPDYPQTVQTQILNKVEAFERFVNLHVIVLGLLQILSLELPQGIWANFPRWFRTLPSHGYPSERIAQLAIQHQAPMIFPQSPPSGLSS